One window of Halopseudomonas maritima genomic DNA carries:
- a CDS encoding WD40/YVTN/BNR-like repeat-containing protein has product MNPIPLLLAAALALTPFAAGALEPVPAVPSKIASEATMLAATRAGERIVAVGDHGVVLLSDDNGAGFRQAGAVPLSSPLTAVSFINAQTGWAVGHWGSILLSEDGGENWRIQRLTPHDDRPLFAVHFFDQRDGVAVGLWSQVLITRDGGRSWQEQSLPPPPGARRADLNLMSLFTDAQGRLYAAAESGKVLRSADRGLTWRYLDTGYSGSFWTGAVLADGRLLVGGQRGTLMRGSADGQAWQTVELGSKSSITGIAVRGNRVDVIGLDGLLARSLDGGRSFQLDTRADGIGLTALQADGAGLLLFSRRGVLPRSEISTAASVP; this is encoded by the coding sequence ATGAATCCGATACCTCTGTTGCTGGCGGCGGCGCTGGCACTCACGCCGTTCGCTGCCGGCGCGCTGGAGCCGGTCCCGGCGGTGCCCAGCAAGATCGCCAGCGAGGCAACCATGCTGGCAGCCACCCGCGCCGGTGAGCGCATTGTGGCGGTGGGGGATCACGGCGTCGTGCTGCTGTCCGATGACAATGGCGCGGGCTTCCGGCAGGCAGGGGCGGTGCCGCTGTCCAGCCCGCTGACCGCGGTCAGCTTCATCAACGCCCAGACCGGCTGGGCGGTCGGCCACTGGGGCAGCATTCTGCTCAGTGAAGACGGCGGTGAGAACTGGCGGATCCAGCGGCTCACGCCGCATGACGATCGCCCGCTGTTTGCCGTGCACTTCTTCGATCAGCGCGACGGCGTAGCCGTGGGCCTCTGGTCGCAGGTGCTGATTACCCGCGATGGCGGCCGCAGCTGGCAGGAACAGAGCCTGCCGCCGCCACCGGGTGCCAGACGTGCCGACCTCAACTTGATGAGCCTGTTTACCGACGCGCAGGGGCGTCTCTACGCCGCTGCCGAGAGCGGCAAGGTGTTGCGTTCAGCTGACCGCGGGTTGACCTGGCGCTATCTCGATACCGGCTACAGCGGCAGTTTCTGGACCGGTGCGGTGTTGGCAGACGGTCGCCTGCTGGTTGGTGGCCAGCGCGGCACCCTGATGCGTGGCAGTGCCGATGGGCAGGCGTGGCAAACCGTTGAGCTGGGCAGCAAAAGCTCAATCACCGGGATTGCGGTGCGCGGCAACCGGGTGGACGTCATCGGGCTTGATGGCCTGCTGGCACGCAGTCTGGATGGCGGGCGCAGCTTCCAGCTCGATACGCGCGCCGATGGCATCGGCTTGACAGCGCTGCAGGCCGACGGGGCTGGTCTGTTGCTGTTCTCTCGTCGCGGTGTGCTGCCGCGCAGTGAGATCAGCACGGCGGCCAGCGTGCCATGA
- a CDS encoding efflux RND transporter permease subunit, producing the protein MPTEAQSKTPRGLLSRLECRLFEYRKAVLWLLALFTLVMGWFALQLRMDAGFEKQLPIGHEYIDTFSTYRDDLLGANRLIVVVRARDGEIWSSDGLRRLYDVTQTVTYLPFVQRASVLSLWTPNAFVNEITEEGFRADPLVPGTVTPEHLGAEEIAAIAHSTAQGGFVGTLVSRDQRSAMVSAELKEFDADGKRLDYMAFNRLLESELRQRFEDAAFEIQIIGFAKQVGDIAEGAVSVLEFCLLALLLTGLAVYWYCHSIRLTLLALGCSLASLIWQFGSLRLLGFGLDPLAVLVPFLVFAIGVSHGVQQINFIVREIALGKSTHDAARASFSGLLIPGVLALVTAFVSFITLWLIPIPMVRELAITASLGVGYKIITNLLMLPLVASMLTLGADYAQIAERSRQQRANWLRGVAGLAQWSRARWVLTAAALLLGVAVWQSHGRVVGSLQAGAPELRSEARFNQDALAIASGYDIGLDWLSVVFEQEAGGCEQVALGQYQDRFVWAMQGVPGVLSVQSFSTAMRQYNEGYNEGNPKMSVVPVDPLNYSALATEVARTPGLMRADCSMTATHLFLADHKAATISTVIEAVKAFRAEHAAAGIRLRLASGNAGVLAAVNEEVEKSELPMLLYVYAAIALLVFLVYRDWRAVLICCLPLTIGTFIGYWFMKELQIGLTIATLPVMVLAVGIGVDYAFYIYNRLQLHLSHGQPIVKAAEHALLEVGVATIFTAITLAIGVATWAFSELQFQADMGLLLAFMFIVNMVMAMTVLPAFAVLLERIAPRRTPLRVSDALLH; encoded by the coding sequence ATGCCGACTGAAGCGCAATCCAAGACGCCGCGCGGCCTGCTGTCGCGCCTGGAGTGCCGGCTGTTCGAGTACCGCAAGGCGGTACTCTGGCTGCTGGCGCTGTTCACCCTGGTGATGGGCTGGTTTGCCCTGCAGCTGCGGATGGACGCCGGGTTTGAGAAGCAGTTGCCGATCGGCCACGAGTACATCGACACCTTCTCGACCTACCGCGACGATCTGCTCGGCGCCAATCGCCTGATTGTGGTGGTGCGCGCCCGTGATGGCGAGATCTGGAGCAGCGACGGGTTGCGGCGGCTGTATGACGTGACCCAGACAGTGACCTATCTGCCGTTCGTGCAGCGTGCCAGCGTGCTGTCGCTGTGGACGCCCAACGCCTTCGTCAACGAGATCACCGAAGAGGGTTTTCGCGCCGATCCGCTGGTACCGGGCACGGTCACGCCGGAGCACCTCGGAGCCGAGGAGATCGCTGCAATTGCCCACTCCACGGCGCAGGGCGGTTTTGTCGGCACGCTGGTCTCGCGTGATCAGCGCAGCGCGATGGTCAGTGCCGAGCTCAAGGAGTTTGACGCCGACGGCAAGCGGCTGGATTACATGGCCTTCAACCGGCTGCTGGAGTCCGAGTTGCGGCAGCGCTTCGAGGATGCGGCGTTCGAGATCCAGATCATCGGCTTCGCCAAGCAGGTTGGCGACATTGCCGAAGGCGCGGTCAGCGTGCTGGAGTTCTGTCTGCTGGCATTGTTGCTGACCGGTCTGGCGGTCTACTGGTACTGCCACTCGATTCGCCTGACGTTGCTGGCGCTGGGTTGCTCGCTGGCGTCGTTGATCTGGCAGTTTGGCTCGCTGCGCTTGCTGGGTTTCGGCCTTGATCCGCTGGCCGTGCTGGTGCCGTTTCTGGTGTTTGCGATCGGCGTCTCCCACGGCGTTCAGCAGATCAACTTCATCGTGCGCGAGATTGCGTTGGGCAAGAGCACCCACGACGCCGCCCGGGCGAGTTTCAGCGGGTTGCTGATACCGGGCGTGTTGGCACTGGTTACCGCCTTTGTTTCGTTCATCACCCTGTGGCTGATCCCGATTCCGATGGTGCGTGAGCTGGCGATCACCGCGTCGCTGGGGGTTGGCTACAAGATCATCACCAATCTGCTGATGCTGCCGCTGGTGGCGTCCATGCTGACCCTGGGCGCGGACTACGCGCAGATTGCCGAGCGGTCACGCCAGCAGCGCGCCAACTGGCTGCGCGGCGTTGCCGGGTTGGCGCAATGGTCGCGTGCACGCTGGGTGCTGACTGCCGCCGCGCTGCTGCTGGGGGTGGCGGTCTGGCAGAGCCACGGCCGGGTGGTTGGCTCGCTGCAGGCGGGTGCGCCGGAGCTGCGCAGCGAGGCGCGCTTCAATCAGGACGCGCTCGCCATCGCCAGCGGCTACGACATCGGACTCGATTGGTTGAGCGTGGTATTTGAGCAGGAAGCAGGCGGCTGTGAACAGGTCGCGCTGGGGCAATATCAGGATCGCTTTGTCTGGGCCATGCAGGGCGTGCCGGGCGTGCTCTCGGTGCAGTCGTTCTCGACCGCCATGCGGCAGTACAACGAGGGCTACAACGAAGGCAACCCGAAGATGAGCGTGGTGCCGGTGGACCCGCTCAACTATTCGGCGCTGGCCACTGAAGTGGCGCGCACGCCGGGTCTGATGCGCGCCGATTGCAGCATGACAGCCACGCACCTGTTCCTCGCTGACCACAAGGCAGCGACCATCAGTACGGTGATCGAGGCGGTCAAGGCGTTCCGCGCCGAGCACGCGGCAGCGGGCATTCGGCTGCGTCTGGCCTCGGGTAACGCCGGGGTGCTGGCGGCGGTCAATGAGGAGGTCGAGAAGAGCGAGTTGCCGATGCTGCTGTATGTCTACGCGGCCATCGCGCTGCTGGTGTTTTTGGTTTATCGCGACTGGCGGGCGGTACTGATCTGCTGCCTGCCGCTGACCATCGGTACCTTCATCGGTTACTGGTTCATGAAGGAGCTGCAGATCGGTCTGACCATCGCCACCCTGCCGGTGATGGTGCTGGCGGTGGGGATTGGCGTGGATTACGCGTTCTACATCTACAACCGTCTGCAGCTGCACCTGAGTCACGGCCAGCCGATCGTCAAGGCGGCGGAGCACGCTCTGCTGGAGGTGGGTGTGGCAACCATCTTTACCGCCATCACGCTGGCCATCGGCGTCGCCACCTGGGCGTTTTCCGAACTGCAATTTCAGGCGGACATGGGGCTGCTGCTGGCCTTCATGTTCATCGTCAACATGGTCATGGCGATGACGGTGCTGCCCGCGTTTGCCGTGCTGCTGGAGCGCATTGCGCCGCGGCGCACGCCGCTGCGGGTCAGTGATGCGCTGCTGCACTAA